A DNA window from Onychostoma macrolepis isolate SWU-2019 chromosome 13, ASM1243209v1, whole genome shotgun sequence contains the following coding sequences:
- the maco1b gene encoding macoilin-2 isoform X3 — MKRRNADCSKLRRPLKRNRITEGIYGSTFLYLKFLVVWALVLLADFVLEFRFEYLWPFWLFIRSVYDSFRYQGLAFSVFFVCVAFTSDIICLLFIPVQWLFFAASTYVWVQYVWHTERGVCLPTVSLWILFVYIEAAIRFKDLKHFHVDLCRPFAAHCIGYPVVTLGFGFKSYVSYKMRLRKQKEVQKENEFYMQLLQQALPAEQQLIQRQEREAEEAAAAAAASKGIHDVDSPAVAQNGSAGGKKPSSNTLPELEYREKERGKNESKKQHNHNQNHHSSTSSSILPSVDSKAQEMEYMENHVNSKRLSSSDLLGSTENLLKEEHSSSSSSSSSSNSNKNYKNASGGGGGGGGSSSPRGHGTANGSVPSSSGPSSSASSSGKGDRKQKCGGGKNSASNRDPVENCIPNNQLSKPEALVRLEQDVKKLKADLQASRQTEQDLRSQLGSLGSSERSIRSELGQLRQENELLQNKLHNAVQAKQKDKQTVGQLEKRLKAEQEARAAAEKLLAEEKKRKKLEEATAARAVALAAATRGECTESLRRRISELETECKKLTLDIKVKEDQIRELELKVQELHKYKENEKDTEVLMSALSAMQDKTQHLENSLSAETRIKLDLFSALGDAKRQLEIAQGQILQKDQEIKDLKQKIAEVMAVMPSVVYSADTGSMTPVTPHYSSKFMDTSPSGLDPNASVYQPMKK, encoded by the exons ATGAAGCGGCGCAATGCGGACTGCAGCAAGCTCCGACGGCCCTTAAAACGGAACCGAATCACCGAGGGGATCTACGGCAG TACGTTCCTGTACCTGAAGTTTCTGGTGGTCTGGGCGCTGGTGCTGCTGGCAGACTTTGTGCTGGAGTTCCGCTTTGAGTACCTCTGGCCTTTCTGGCTCTTCATTCGCAGTGTTTACGACTCCTTCAGATACCAGGGcctg GCtttctcagtgttttttgtgtgtgtggcatTCACATCAGATATTATATGTCTGCTGTTCATCCCAGTGCAGTGGCTGTTCTTTGCAGCCAGCACATATGTGTGGGTGCAGTACGTCTGGCACACAG AACGAGGGGTCTGCCTCCCCACTGTGTCGCTATGGATACTTTTTGTTTATATTGAGGCAGCTATCAGATTTAAAGATTTGAAACACTTCCACGTGGACTTGTGTCGTCCGTTTGCAGCGCACTG TATCGGGTACCCAGTGGTGACGCTGGGCTTTGGTTTTAAGAGTTATGTAAGTTATAAGATGCGTCTGCGGAAACAGAAGGAAGTACAGAAAGAGAACGAATTTTACATGCAGCTGCTGCAGCAGGCGCTACCTGCAGAACAACAGCTCATACAGAGACAAGAGAGAGAAGCTGAGGAGG cagcagcagcagcagcagcatctaAAGGCATTCATGATGTAGACTCTCCAGCTGTGGCACAGAACGGCTCGGCAGGCGGTAAAAAACCTTCATCCAACACATTACCAGAGCTGGAATACAGAGAGAAAGAACGAGGCAAGAACGAGTCCAAAAAGCAACACAACCACAACCAGAACCATCACAGCAGCACCAGCAGCAGCATCTTACCGTCAGTGGACAGTAAAGCTCAGGAGATGGAGTACATGGAGAACCACGTGAACAGTAAGAGACTGAGCAGCTCAGACCTGCTGGGCAGCACTGAGAACCTGCTGAAAGAGGAACActcttcatcctcctcctcttcttcctcctccaactccaacaaaaattacaaaaatgccagcggaggaggaggaggagggggagggAGCTCTTCGCCCCGGGGGCATGGAACGGCCAACGGCAGCGTGCCGTCTTCCTCCGGGCCTTCGTCGTCCGCCTCTTCCTCGGGTAAGGGGGACAGGAAACAGAAGTGTGGAGGAGGGAAGAACTCAGCGTCAAACAGAGACCCTGTGGAAAACTGCATTCCCAACAATCAGCTGAGCAAACCCGAAGCGCTCGTCAG GCTGGAGCAGGATGTTAAGAAGCTGAAGGCAGACCTGCAGGCTAGCAGACAGACCGAACAGGATCTGCGCAGTCAGCTGGGCTCTCTAGGCAGCTCTGAACGCAGCATACGCTCTGAGCTCGGACAGCTGCGACAGGAGAACGAACTACTGCAAAACAA ACTTCATAATGCAGTGCAGGCGAAGCAGAAGGACAAGCAGACAGTGGGGCAGCTGGAGAAGCGTCTAAAGGCAGAACAGGAGGCTCGTGCTGCGGCAGAGAAACTGTTAGCAGAGGAAAAGAAACGCAAGAAGCTGGAGGAGGCCACAGCAGCCCGTGCAGTCGCTCTCGCTGCGGCAACCAG aggTGAGTGCACGGAGTCTCTGAGGAGGAGGATTTCTGAGCTGGAGACAGAGTGTAAGAAACTCACGCTTGACATCAAGGTGAAAGAAGATCAAATCAGAGAGCTGGAACTCAAAGTTCAA GAGCTACATAAATATAAGGAAAATGAGAAGGACACAGAGGTTCTGATGTCAGCGCTGTCAGCAATGCAGGATAAAACCCAGCACCTAGAAAACAGCCTCAGCGCTGAGACCCGAATCAAGCTGGACCTCTTCTCTGCCCTCGGAGATGCTAAAAGACAGCTGGAGATCGCACAAG gtCAAATTCTGCAGAAAGACCAGGAGATTAAAGACCTGAAGCAGAAGATAGCAGAGGTCATGGCCGTCATGCCCAGCGTGGTGTATTCCGCAGATACGGGCAGCATGACCCCAGTCACGCCCCATTACTCCTCCAAGTTCATGGACACCAGTCCGTCAGGACTGGACCCCAACGCATCTGTTTACCAGCCCATGAAGAAATGA
- the maco1b gene encoding macoilin-2 isoform X4, producing MKRRNADCSKLRRPLKRNRITEGIYGSTFLYLKFLVVWALVLLADFVLEFRFEYLWPFWLFIRSVYDSFRYQGLAFSVFFVCVAFTSDIICLLFIPVQWLFFAASTYVWVQYVWHTERGVCLPTVSLWILFVYIEAAIRFKDLKHFHVDLCRPFAAHCIGYPVVTLGFGFKSYVSYKMRLRKQKEVQKENEFYMQLLQQALPAEQQLIQRQEREAEEAAAAAASKGIHDVDSPAVAQNGSAGGKKPSSNTLPELEYREKERGKNESKKQHNHNQNHHSSTSSSILPSVDSKAQEMEYMENHVNSKRLSSSDLLGSTENLLKEEHSSSSSSSSSSNSNKNYKNASGGGGGGGGSSSPRGHGTANGSVPSSSGPSSSASSSGKGDRKQKCGGGKNSASNRDPVENCIPNNQLSKPEALVRLEQDVKKLKADLQASRQTEQDLRSQLGSLGSSERSIRSELGQLRQENELLQNKLHNAVQAKQKDKQTVGQLEKRLKAEQEARAAAEKLLAEEKKRKKLEEATAARAVALAAATRGECTESLRRRISELETECKKLTLDIKVKEDQIRELELKVQELHKYKENEKDTEVLMSALSAMQDKTQHLENSLSAETRIKLDLFSALGDAKRQLEIAQGQILQKDQEIKDLKQKIAEVMAVMPSVVYSADTGSMTPVTPHYSSKFMDTSPSGLDPNASVYQPMKK from the exons ATGAAGCGGCGCAATGCGGACTGCAGCAAGCTCCGACGGCCCTTAAAACGGAACCGAATCACCGAGGGGATCTACGGCAG TACGTTCCTGTACCTGAAGTTTCTGGTGGTCTGGGCGCTGGTGCTGCTGGCAGACTTTGTGCTGGAGTTCCGCTTTGAGTACCTCTGGCCTTTCTGGCTCTTCATTCGCAGTGTTTACGACTCCTTCAGATACCAGGGcctg GCtttctcagtgttttttgtgtgtgtggcatTCACATCAGATATTATATGTCTGCTGTTCATCCCAGTGCAGTGGCTGTTCTTTGCAGCCAGCACATATGTGTGGGTGCAGTACGTCTGGCACACAG AACGAGGGGTCTGCCTCCCCACTGTGTCGCTATGGATACTTTTTGTTTATATTGAGGCAGCTATCAGATTTAAAGATTTGAAACACTTCCACGTGGACTTGTGTCGTCCGTTTGCAGCGCACTG TATCGGGTACCCAGTGGTGACGCTGGGCTTTGGTTTTAAGAGTTATGTAAGTTATAAGATGCGTCTGCGGAAACAGAAGGAAGTACAGAAAGAGAACGAATTTTACATGCAGCTGCTGCAGCAGGCGCTACCTGCAGAACAACAGCTCATACAGAGACAAGAGAGAGAAGCTGAGGAGG cagcagcagcagcagcatctaAAGGCATTCATGATGTAGACTCTCCAGCTGTGGCACAGAACGGCTCGGCAGGCGGTAAAAAACCTTCATCCAACACATTACCAGAGCTGGAATACAGAGAGAAAGAACGAGGCAAGAACGAGTCCAAAAAGCAACACAACCACAACCAGAACCATCACAGCAGCACCAGCAGCAGCATCTTACCGTCAGTGGACAGTAAAGCTCAGGAGATGGAGTACATGGAGAACCACGTGAACAGTAAGAGACTGAGCAGCTCAGACCTGCTGGGCAGCACTGAGAACCTGCTGAAAGAGGAACActcttcatcctcctcctcttcttcctcctccaactccaacaaaaattacaaaaatgccagcggaggaggaggaggagggggagggAGCTCTTCGCCCCGGGGGCATGGAACGGCCAACGGCAGCGTGCCGTCTTCCTCCGGGCCTTCGTCGTCCGCCTCTTCCTCGGGTAAGGGGGACAGGAAACAGAAGTGTGGAGGAGGGAAGAACTCAGCGTCAAACAGAGACCCTGTGGAAAACTGCATTCCCAACAATCAGCTGAGCAAACCCGAAGCGCTCGTCAG GCTGGAGCAGGATGTTAAGAAGCTGAAGGCAGACCTGCAGGCTAGCAGACAGACCGAACAGGATCTGCGCAGTCAGCTGGGCTCTCTAGGCAGCTCTGAACGCAGCATACGCTCTGAGCTCGGACAGCTGCGACAGGAGAACGAACTACTGCAAAACAA ACTTCATAATGCAGTGCAGGCGAAGCAGAAGGACAAGCAGACAGTGGGGCAGCTGGAGAAGCGTCTAAAGGCAGAACAGGAGGCTCGTGCTGCGGCAGAGAAACTGTTAGCAGAGGAAAAGAAACGCAAGAAGCTGGAGGAGGCCACAGCAGCCCGTGCAGTCGCTCTCGCTGCGGCAACCAG aggTGAGTGCACGGAGTCTCTGAGGAGGAGGATTTCTGAGCTGGAGACAGAGTGTAAGAAACTCACGCTTGACATCAAGGTGAAAGAAGATCAAATCAGAGAGCTGGAACTCAAAGTTCAA GAGCTACATAAATATAAGGAAAATGAGAAGGACACAGAGGTTCTGATGTCAGCGCTGTCAGCAATGCAGGATAAAACCCAGCACCTAGAAAACAGCCTCAGCGCTGAGACCCGAATCAAGCTGGACCTCTTCTCTGCCCTCGGAGATGCTAAAAGACAGCTGGAGATCGCACAAG gtCAAATTCTGCAGAAAGACCAGGAGATTAAAGACCTGAAGCAGAAGATAGCAGAGGTCATGGCCGTCATGCCCAGCGTGGTGTATTCCGCAGATACGGGCAGCATGACCCCAGTCACGCCCCATTACTCCTCCAAGTTCATGGACACCAGTCCGTCAGGACTGGACCCCAACGCATCTGTTTACCAGCCCATGAAGAAATGA
- the maco1b gene encoding macoilin-2 isoform X1: MIDVTGPLGCQKPHRRDRPIVITSYKTKLGRPRAVVYFFTLSLRTHELLQIWYKKHLYVPELTVYLWYTFLYLKFLVVWALVLLADFVLEFRFEYLWPFWLFIRSVYDSFRYQGLAFSVFFVCVAFTSDIICLLFIPVQWLFFAASTYVWVQYVWHTERGVCLPTVSLWILFVYIEAAIRFKDLKHFHVDLCRPFAAHCIGYPVVTLGFGFKSYVSYKMRLRKQKEVQKENEFYMQLLQQALPAEQQLIQRQEREAEEAAAAAAASKGIHDVDSPAVAQNGSAGGKKPSSNTLPELEYREKERGKNESKKQHNHNQNHHSSTSSSILPSVDSKAQEMEYMENHVNSKRLSSSDLLGSTENLLKEEHSSSSSSSSSSNSNKNYKNASGGGGGGGGSSSPRGHGTANGSVPSSSGPSSSASSSGKGDRKQKCGGGKNSASNRDPVENCIPNNQLSKPEALVRLEQDVKKLKADLQASRQTEQDLRSQLGSLGSSERSIRSELGQLRQENELLQNKLHNAVQAKQKDKQTVGQLEKRLKAEQEARAAAEKLLAEEKKRKKLEEATAARAVALAAATRGECTESLRRRISELETECKKLTLDIKVKEDQIRELELKVQELHKYKENEKDTEVLMSALSAMQDKTQHLENSLSAETRIKLDLFSALGDAKRQLEIAQGQILQKDQEIKDLKQKIAEVMAVMPSVVYSADTGSMTPVTPHYSSKFMDTSPSGLDPNASVYQPMKK; this comes from the exons aTGATTGACGTGACAGGACCGTTAGGCTGTCAGAAGCCGCACAGAAGAGATCGACCGATTGTGATTACATCTTACAAGACC AAGTTGGGGAGACCGAGGgcagttgtgtatttttttacgTTGTCCTTGAGAACTCACGAACTACTACAAATTTGGTATAAGAAGCATTTATATGTACCAGAATTGACAGTATATCTATGGta TACGTTCCTGTACCTGAAGTTTCTGGTGGTCTGGGCGCTGGTGCTGCTGGCAGACTTTGTGCTGGAGTTCCGCTTTGAGTACCTCTGGCCTTTCTGGCTCTTCATTCGCAGTGTTTACGACTCCTTCAGATACCAGGGcctg GCtttctcagtgttttttgtgtgtgtggcatTCACATCAGATATTATATGTCTGCTGTTCATCCCAGTGCAGTGGCTGTTCTTTGCAGCCAGCACATATGTGTGGGTGCAGTACGTCTGGCACACAG AACGAGGGGTCTGCCTCCCCACTGTGTCGCTATGGATACTTTTTGTTTATATTGAGGCAGCTATCAGATTTAAAGATTTGAAACACTTCCACGTGGACTTGTGTCGTCCGTTTGCAGCGCACTG TATCGGGTACCCAGTGGTGACGCTGGGCTTTGGTTTTAAGAGTTATGTAAGTTATAAGATGCGTCTGCGGAAACAGAAGGAAGTACAGAAAGAGAACGAATTTTACATGCAGCTGCTGCAGCAGGCGCTACCTGCAGAACAACAGCTCATACAGAGACAAGAGAGAGAAGCTGAGGAGG cagcagcagcagcagcagcatctaAAGGCATTCATGATGTAGACTCTCCAGCTGTGGCACAGAACGGCTCGGCAGGCGGTAAAAAACCTTCATCCAACACATTACCAGAGCTGGAATACAGAGAGAAAGAACGAGGCAAGAACGAGTCCAAAAAGCAACACAACCACAACCAGAACCATCACAGCAGCACCAGCAGCAGCATCTTACCGTCAGTGGACAGTAAAGCTCAGGAGATGGAGTACATGGAGAACCACGTGAACAGTAAGAGACTGAGCAGCTCAGACCTGCTGGGCAGCACTGAGAACCTGCTGAAAGAGGAACActcttcatcctcctcctcttcttcctcctccaactccaacaaaaattacaaaaatgccagcggaggaggaggaggagggggagggAGCTCTTCGCCCCGGGGGCATGGAACGGCCAACGGCAGCGTGCCGTCTTCCTCCGGGCCTTCGTCGTCCGCCTCTTCCTCGGGTAAGGGGGACAGGAAACAGAAGTGTGGAGGAGGGAAGAACTCAGCGTCAAACAGAGACCCTGTGGAAAACTGCATTCCCAACAATCAGCTGAGCAAACCCGAAGCGCTCGTCAG GCTGGAGCAGGATGTTAAGAAGCTGAAGGCAGACCTGCAGGCTAGCAGACAGACCGAACAGGATCTGCGCAGTCAGCTGGGCTCTCTAGGCAGCTCTGAACGCAGCATACGCTCTGAGCTCGGACAGCTGCGACAGGAGAACGAACTACTGCAAAACAA ACTTCATAATGCAGTGCAGGCGAAGCAGAAGGACAAGCAGACAGTGGGGCAGCTGGAGAAGCGTCTAAAGGCAGAACAGGAGGCTCGTGCTGCGGCAGAGAAACTGTTAGCAGAGGAAAAGAAACGCAAGAAGCTGGAGGAGGCCACAGCAGCCCGTGCAGTCGCTCTCGCTGCGGCAACCAG aggTGAGTGCACGGAGTCTCTGAGGAGGAGGATTTCTGAGCTGGAGACAGAGTGTAAGAAACTCACGCTTGACATCAAGGTGAAAGAAGATCAAATCAGAGAGCTGGAACTCAAAGTTCAA GAGCTACATAAATATAAGGAAAATGAGAAGGACACAGAGGTTCTGATGTCAGCGCTGTCAGCAATGCAGGATAAAACCCAGCACCTAGAAAACAGCCTCAGCGCTGAGACCCGAATCAAGCTGGACCTCTTCTCTGCCCTCGGAGATGCTAAAAGACAGCTGGAGATCGCACAAG gtCAAATTCTGCAGAAAGACCAGGAGATTAAAGACCTGAAGCAGAAGATAGCAGAGGTCATGGCCGTCATGCCCAGCGTGGTGTATTCCGCAGATACGGGCAGCATGACCCCAGTCACGCCCCATTACTCCTCCAAGTTCATGGACACCAGTCCGTCAGGACTGGACCCCAACGCATCTGTTTACCAGCCCATGAAGAAATGA
- the maco1b gene encoding macoilin-2 isoform X2, with the protein MIDVTGPLGCQKPHRRDRPIVITSYKTKLGRPRAVVYFFTLSLRTHELLQIWYKKHLYVPELTVYLWYTFLYLKFLVVWALVLLADFVLEFRFEYLWPFWLFIRSVYDSFRYQGLAFSVFFVCVAFTSDIICLLFIPVQWLFFAASTYVWVQYVWHTERGVCLPTVSLWILFVYIEAAIRFKDLKHFHVDLCRPFAAHCIGYPVVTLGFGFKSYVSYKMRLRKQKEVQKENEFYMQLLQQALPAEQQLIQRQEREAEEAAAAAASKGIHDVDSPAVAQNGSAGGKKPSSNTLPELEYREKERGKNESKKQHNHNQNHHSSTSSSILPSVDSKAQEMEYMENHVNSKRLSSSDLLGSTENLLKEEHSSSSSSSSSSNSNKNYKNASGGGGGGGGSSSPRGHGTANGSVPSSSGPSSSASSSGKGDRKQKCGGGKNSASNRDPVENCIPNNQLSKPEALVRLEQDVKKLKADLQASRQTEQDLRSQLGSLGSSERSIRSELGQLRQENELLQNKLHNAVQAKQKDKQTVGQLEKRLKAEQEARAAAEKLLAEEKKRKKLEEATAARAVALAAATRGECTESLRRRISELETECKKLTLDIKVKEDQIRELELKVQELHKYKENEKDTEVLMSALSAMQDKTQHLENSLSAETRIKLDLFSALGDAKRQLEIAQGQILQKDQEIKDLKQKIAEVMAVMPSVVYSADTGSMTPVTPHYSSKFMDTSPSGLDPNASVYQPMKK; encoded by the exons aTGATTGACGTGACAGGACCGTTAGGCTGTCAGAAGCCGCACAGAAGAGATCGACCGATTGTGATTACATCTTACAAGACC AAGTTGGGGAGACCGAGGgcagttgtgtatttttttacgTTGTCCTTGAGAACTCACGAACTACTACAAATTTGGTATAAGAAGCATTTATATGTACCAGAATTGACAGTATATCTATGGta TACGTTCCTGTACCTGAAGTTTCTGGTGGTCTGGGCGCTGGTGCTGCTGGCAGACTTTGTGCTGGAGTTCCGCTTTGAGTACCTCTGGCCTTTCTGGCTCTTCATTCGCAGTGTTTACGACTCCTTCAGATACCAGGGcctg GCtttctcagtgttttttgtgtgtgtggcatTCACATCAGATATTATATGTCTGCTGTTCATCCCAGTGCAGTGGCTGTTCTTTGCAGCCAGCACATATGTGTGGGTGCAGTACGTCTGGCACACAG AACGAGGGGTCTGCCTCCCCACTGTGTCGCTATGGATACTTTTTGTTTATATTGAGGCAGCTATCAGATTTAAAGATTTGAAACACTTCCACGTGGACTTGTGTCGTCCGTTTGCAGCGCACTG TATCGGGTACCCAGTGGTGACGCTGGGCTTTGGTTTTAAGAGTTATGTAAGTTATAAGATGCGTCTGCGGAAACAGAAGGAAGTACAGAAAGAGAACGAATTTTACATGCAGCTGCTGCAGCAGGCGCTACCTGCAGAACAACAGCTCATACAGAGACAAGAGAGAGAAGCTGAGGAGG cagcagcagcagcagcatctaAAGGCATTCATGATGTAGACTCTCCAGCTGTGGCACAGAACGGCTCGGCAGGCGGTAAAAAACCTTCATCCAACACATTACCAGAGCTGGAATACAGAGAGAAAGAACGAGGCAAGAACGAGTCCAAAAAGCAACACAACCACAACCAGAACCATCACAGCAGCACCAGCAGCAGCATCTTACCGTCAGTGGACAGTAAAGCTCAGGAGATGGAGTACATGGAGAACCACGTGAACAGTAAGAGACTGAGCAGCTCAGACCTGCTGGGCAGCACTGAGAACCTGCTGAAAGAGGAACActcttcatcctcctcctcttcttcctcctccaactccaacaaaaattacaaaaatgccagcggaggaggaggaggagggggagggAGCTCTTCGCCCCGGGGGCATGGAACGGCCAACGGCAGCGTGCCGTCTTCCTCCGGGCCTTCGTCGTCCGCCTCTTCCTCGGGTAAGGGGGACAGGAAACAGAAGTGTGGAGGAGGGAAGAACTCAGCGTCAAACAGAGACCCTGTGGAAAACTGCATTCCCAACAATCAGCTGAGCAAACCCGAAGCGCTCGTCAG GCTGGAGCAGGATGTTAAGAAGCTGAAGGCAGACCTGCAGGCTAGCAGACAGACCGAACAGGATCTGCGCAGTCAGCTGGGCTCTCTAGGCAGCTCTGAACGCAGCATACGCTCTGAGCTCGGACAGCTGCGACAGGAGAACGAACTACTGCAAAACAA ACTTCATAATGCAGTGCAGGCGAAGCAGAAGGACAAGCAGACAGTGGGGCAGCTGGAGAAGCGTCTAAAGGCAGAACAGGAGGCTCGTGCTGCGGCAGAGAAACTGTTAGCAGAGGAAAAGAAACGCAAGAAGCTGGAGGAGGCCACAGCAGCCCGTGCAGTCGCTCTCGCTGCGGCAACCAG aggTGAGTGCACGGAGTCTCTGAGGAGGAGGATTTCTGAGCTGGAGACAGAGTGTAAGAAACTCACGCTTGACATCAAGGTGAAAGAAGATCAAATCAGAGAGCTGGAACTCAAAGTTCAA GAGCTACATAAATATAAGGAAAATGAGAAGGACACAGAGGTTCTGATGTCAGCGCTGTCAGCAATGCAGGATAAAACCCAGCACCTAGAAAACAGCCTCAGCGCTGAGACCCGAATCAAGCTGGACCTCTTCTCTGCCCTCGGAGATGCTAAAAGACAGCTGGAGATCGCACAAG gtCAAATTCTGCAGAAAGACCAGGAGATTAAAGACCTGAAGCAGAAGATAGCAGAGGTCATGGCCGTCATGCCCAGCGTGGTGTATTCCGCAGATACGGGCAGCATGACCCCAGTCACGCCCCATTACTCCTCCAAGTTCATGGACACCAGTCCGTCAGGACTGGACCCCAACGCATCTGTTTACCAGCCCATGAAGAAATGA